aataaagtctgattgattgattgattgattgattgattgattgattgattgattgattgagtgattgtTTAGGACCATCATGCTTTCCCCCTAAGTCCTTTCCCCTAAGTCACTAATGTCCCCTCCTTCTTTGTGGACGCTGGTTTTTGCTCTTGCCCCTAGACAAAtgtcatctgtttctgttgaaaCTGCTCCCtcgtcatcttcatcttcatgtcTGTCATCTTGGGGCCGTCTCTCCTGACTTGTTTCACCCTTCTCTCGCCTGTCAGTCTCACTTTCACTTTGCCTCGACCACTCATGCACCTCAGTCTCTGCCGCAATAAATTTACattcaccctaaactgtgagtGCCAGATGTTTGAAAGGAGGTAccctttctaaaaaaaaaaagttttgccCCTTCctctcaaacagcctgagtatgcAACTGTTGATTTGTAAAGTAGGGAGGACAATAAGCAGGGCTCTCTCTGTGTTGACATGTTAAGCTGGCATTAGCTTCCATTAGTTCTCAGTCCAATTAGATATGAGTGGCACATGTACGTACTATACCTAACCAGTCCAGTGTCTTCACATGTGGTTTAAGGCATTTCAAAAGGTTTCATTTAGCAGAATTTAATATCCAGAGGAAAATGGGAAGATTTGCAAGAGGACTACATTGGATTCAGCCAACCtacaaaaaggaaaggaagaaacttgaaagtttttttttttttgctaatgcaGCTGAGCACAGGGAAAACTGGCTTAATGAATTGTGTTAGCTCTGCTGACGACTGTCTTTTTCATAGTGCAACGCTGTGTGGACGAAAGTGGGGCTCTGACCAAACCATCCACAACTCTGGCTGTGTATGAGCTGTCAGCAAACAGGTAAAGTTGGATattgccaaaaaaaaacaaagcttagAAGGCTCTCAAGGACAAATTTTGCCAGTCAATGTGTTTGTGACTGTTGTGCGAGGGGCACTCACTCTTGCCACTACCTTGTATCTGTGTCTGGTGTGTCTACTGAACACTGATAAAGACCAGGTGTACCCAGCTTATACCCTGCTGTCCATGTACTCTGATTATCTCACCTTTGGTAGTAAGAGGTTCTTTTAGTGTTTTCCCCTGTGATTGCTCATAAGCAACACTAATACCTTGCATGATTTACTCACCATTTCCAGTTCCTCTAGAGTGTGGTTATTGGAGCTACGTCTCTTCTACCCCAGCATTTTGTGTTTCTCATTTAGAGCCCCCCTGGCAgccattgtgttttttgttttatcagatAACATTAACTTTGCACATCACTAACAATGCACTTTGTTTTAACAATTTAAACAGAATTACTGAATGTCTTTGTGGCTGTAGATGTCTAAACTAGGTATTTTTAACAGTATATTCCCATGACTTGTTACATTCCAAACCAAAACTAAAACTCTGCTTAGAAAAATAAGTATGAAGGTCTTAGGTGGAAATAAGCCAGTTATCCATTGCACTCCCCTTGTACTGTGGTGACTGgatgtatttaattttactgcTTCGTAGAAAAATACGATACTTGTTATTAATCAGTTCTTTATTATAAGCATCAAAGGATAAACACCATGGTGTAGTGCACCCCGAGGTTACACATTTGAATCCAGAAAACACAGCATACAGTGAACAGTAATTTTGAGACACACTTGACTTCTTAAGTgttacaaacaaagcaaaatcaAATGTTTCCAACAGTAATATTGTGATAAGTAACTAACAGTGATTATGATTTTAGATGGTACATGTTTGCTAGGATTGAAAGATTAAAGCGATACATATCCAGAAAAAGCAAACAATGATCACATGCAttagttttttttcattatatttgaTCCTCTCACTTTGGATAAAGCTGAAGCTGGATTTTGGCTCACACATGTTTTCAAAGAGCCACACTGTTTTCCACCACAGTCAGCGCCATGTATGTGTATGGGAGATCCAGACTCTCGTTTCTGACTTTGATGACTTCACTTAGCACTTCAAGCTCTCCTTGAAAGCCCTCAATCAGCTTGCAGGGAATCTCCTCACAGAAGCGCTGGTCTGGGTAGTGGCCCAGAGGGACCTGATGACACCAATGAAACATTTGAAAGTGAGGCTTATTATATCATTTGCATTTGATTGTTAAAAATCATAgactttagaaaaaaacatgcacagttGTGGGAAGATAGCAGGGATGCTATCTTTGACTTAAACAACGTATTTGTAAATCGGCCCTGAAGAGCTCAAACCACTTCATTAATTTTTCAATTTGCAGCATTCAGAAAACATGCTGAACATACAGTTCATTTCTGCatgtgctttgtgttttgttcttttgtattggTAGTGGCAattttttttgcctgtgtgtcttctacaaatatttcctctttcttttttaaattggtgtgggTTTAGCCGTCAGGGCCTTGGTATAATTTTGCTTCGATGACATATTGCCCTACTCAACACATTTCATGCATACATTAGATTAATGCATTTTTTATGAAGCATTTGGCACTTACAAAGTCAGTGGACTGCTTGCTGAGAAGATGCATGACGGCTATTCCATGAACTGTCACGTTGACGTCAGGGAGGGTCTGCAGCATGGTGGCCTCGCTTGATTTCCCCTTCTTGGTTGGTGGAAGGAAGTTGCATGGAGGTTGGAGTGTTGGGCATCCAGGCACCATAGTGGAACTGTGATGAATTAATGATTGACAGGTGACTGATGAATATGTTTGTTAAGCACTGCACTTTGAATGTGCTGATCAATAACTCAAAGCCAGACAACAAAAAAAGTCATATTATtaccggctttcttactgatcttccgcttgtgttaaatgcttgattctgattggtcaaaaccctctgacaaccccttgacaacagtgattaactttcactagCTCACTACAGATGGGGCCTGATCTTCAAGGGTGACAGGGTTTTCGTTCCAAAAGTCTTGCATACACAATTCCAACAAAAAATCCACTCTGGACACTCAGGTGCAGAAGCCAGTCTCAGGGAGGAACATGAAACAGTCTTCTGGCCAGGCATCATTTGGGACGTGCAACTTCACGTAAGCAGATGTAGTACCTGCAATGCTctccaacagcaacaacagaaaGAGACACTTACAGCTCACCAAATTCCCAGCCTTCCCTGGTCCAAGGTGGGTATGGATTTCTTCACACTGCATGGCCTCACTAAAATGTGGACCAATACTTGGACTACTGGGAACTAGATCAAATCTCTGACATGACAGCATCCACAGTCATTGAGTGCTGCAAGCATCAGTTCAGGCATGGCATCCCTCATCATGTCATCACTGACAATGGACCGCCCGTCTCGAGCATGGACTTTCAAACCTTGGCTGAGGCATGGGACTTTTAACATGTTACATCGTCTCCATATCACAGCCAAAACAACTGCAAAGATTAATCTGCTGTCAAGATCGCCAAAAAAACTGCTAAAAAGGACAGCACATGCAGGTGAGGCCAGGTGGGAAGCAATACTGGCATGGAGGAACACTCTGGCTGAGGGACTCCATGCACACACGTACATCCCTACCTGCCCATAAGTCTATACTAAAGCCTGAAGTGATGCAGGGGGTATACCTTTTCAAGCAGGCAAGAGCAGGATATCCAAGCGACATTATGACCAACATGCCTGTGACATGCCTGTGATAACACAGGGGGACACGGCTCAGGTTCTTCTTCATCCCAATCAGCTCAACCATTCCTCGTCACTGGGAGTCTGCACCAACCAACTAAGTGACAGGTCATGTGAGGTTTTGTACATGGCAAAGTGTACAGATGACACATTCGCCAGGTGATCGGACCTCTCAGGATATCTACTGTTCCCCCCGATGTGGATGAATGggaaactggaaacacagacagcacTGCTGAACATACACAGAATGATGGAGCAGAGCAGGCACCAGGGGCAATTCAGTTTGACCCTGGTGCATCTGCTGATCACAACTATATAAAAGTATTATCTCTCATTTAAGTTATCAGCCAGATATTGAACATTTTTAGGTAATTGCTTATTTAATTATGTTAAAAGAGATGTTACAGGAGTTGACCAGTAGGCGGCACTCAGGTTCCATGCATGAAGCAGCAGTAACTGTTCATATGGGTAAAGAGAAGGGCTGTTCTCCAGACACTAAGTGAGTTGTACATTACATGGAGTGCTTCGGCATGTAATAATGAAGCATCTAAATGAATAAGCCTGACCG
The Notolabrus celidotus isolate fNotCel1 chromosome 7, fNotCel1.pri, whole genome shotgun sequence DNA segment above includes these coding regions:
- the LOC117815390 gene encoding arachidonate 15-lipoxygenase B-like, with the translated sequence MVPGCPTLQPPCNFLPPTKKGKSSEATMLQTLPDVNVTVHGIAVMHLLSKQSTDFVPLGHYPDQRFCEEIPCKLIEGFQGELEVLSEVIKVRNESLDLPYTYMALTVVENSVAL